The following are encoded together in the Flavobacterium sp. TR2 genome:
- a CDS encoding Glu/Leu/Phe/Val dehydrogenase: protein MDATFATGKELQKMDPVFGQLSFDDHEQIVFCNDKDTGLKAIIGIHNSVMGPALGGTRMWNYNTEWEALNDVLRLSRGMTFKSAITGLNIGGGKAVIIGDAKTQKTPELMRKFGEFVHSLSGRYITAEDVGMETKDMDTVRDVTPYVTGISEERGGSGNPSPVTAYGVYLGMKAAAKSQFGTDVLDGKKVLVQGIGHVGETLVEYLTKEGAQVTISDINEEKLYQVASKYNATIYTGEDLYTADVDIYAPCAMGATINDNTVDKIKAKVIAGAANNQLADENVHGARLQERGILYAPDFLINAGGIINVYAELANYGKAEIMSKTENIYNTTLEIIDFAAKNNITTHKAALTIAQNRIDQRRIENATK, encoded by the coding sequence GCAACTGGAAAGGAACTTCAAAAAATGGATCCTGTTTTTGGTCAATTATCTTTTGACGATCACGAACAAATTGTATTTTGCAATGACAAAGATACAGGTTTAAAAGCAATTATTGGTATTCATAATTCGGTTATGGGGCCAGCTTTGGGAGGAACCAGAATGTGGAATTATAACACAGAATGGGAAGCTTTGAATGATGTTTTACGCCTTTCTAGAGGTATGACGTTTAAATCTGCGATTACTGGGCTTAATATTGGTGGAGGTAAAGCCGTTATTATCGGTGATGCTAAAACACAAAAAACACCTGAGTTGATGCGTAAGTTTGGTGAATTTGTTCATTCATTAAGCGGAAGATATATTACTGCTGAAGATGTCGGAATGGAAACAAAAGACATGGATACAGTAAGAGACGTAACGCCTTATGTTACGGGTATTTCTGAAGAAAGAGGTGGTTCTGGAAACCCTTCTCCTGTAACAGCTTACGGAGTTTATTTAGGTATGAAAGCTGCTGCTAAAAGTCAGTTTGGAACTGATGTTTTAGACGGTAAAAAAGTTTTGGTGCAAGGAATCGGGCACGTAGGTGAAACTTTGGTTGAGTATTTGACTAAAGAAGGAGCACAGGTAACGATTTCTGATATTAACGAAGAAAAATTATACCAAGTTGCTTCAAAATACAATGCAACAATTTATACTGGTGAAGATTTATATACTGCAGATGTTGACATTTACGCACCATGTGCAATGGGAGCAACAATCAATGATAATACAGTAGATAAAATTAAAGCTAAAGTTATTGCTGGTGCGGCAAATAACCAATTGGCAGACGAAAATGTTCACGGTGCAAGATTACAGGAAAGAGGTATTTTATATGCTCCGGATTTCTTGATCAATGCTGGGGGAATCATCAATGTTTATGCTGAATTAGCTAACTACGGTAAAGCAGAAATCATGAGCAAAACAGAAAATATCTATAATACGACTTTAGAAATTATAGATTTTGCTGCTAAAAATAATATTACAACTCACAAAGCGGCGCTTACAATTGCTCAAAACCGTATCGATCAAAGAAGAATCGAGAACGCAACGAAGTAA
- the nusB gene encoding transcription antitermination factor NusB — translation MQSIYAMHQSGSENMEKEEKFLFYSIDNIQDLYLIMLSSLIEICKKEAVFLHLSSKKHLATAAERNPNEKFIKNKIFQLLAESNSLSIALENRKINNWSLNDDYIILLLNDVKASDIYKKYMSNNVNTFEEDRQFIIDLFENVIVPNEKLYEYLEDDKLTWVDDIPVVNTHIVKQLKAIKTEDPDDFRVPKLYKDVEDKDFAKDLFRRTVLNEGAFAKEYEDKTPNWDSDRIAEIDTIILKMAICEFIKFPSIPVKVTLNEYLEIAKEYSTPKSSIFINGILDNLVKELTANKKMVKVGRGLM, via the coding sequence ATGCAATCCATTTATGCAATGCATCAAAGCGGTTCTGAAAATATGGAAAAAGAAGAGAAATTCCTTTTTTATAGCATTGATAATATTCAGGACTTATATCTTATAATGCTTTCTTCATTGATAGAAATTTGTAAAAAAGAAGCTGTCTTTTTGCATCTTTCAAGTAAAAAACACCTTGCTACTGCAGCAGAACGTAATCCGAACGAAAAATTTATCAAAAACAAAATCTTTCAGCTTTTAGCAGAGAGCAACTCTCTTAGCATTGCTTTGGAAAACCGCAAAATTAACAACTGGTCGTTAAATGACGATTATATTATTTTGCTGTTAAATGATGTTAAAGCAAGCGATATCTACAAAAAATACATGAGCAATAACGTGAATACGTTTGAAGAAGACAGACAATTTATTATTGATTTGTTTGAAAATGTTATTGTGCCAAATGAAAAATTATATGAATATTTAGAGGATGATAAATTGACTTGGGTTGATGATATTCCTGTTGTAAATACGCATATTGTTAAACAATTGAAAGCTATCAAAACAGAAGATCCAGACGATTTTAGAGTGCCAAAATTGTATAAAGATGTTGAAGATAAAGATTTTGCTAAAGATTTGTTTAGAAGAACAGTTCTGAATGAAGGTGCTTTTGCAAAAGAATACGAAGATAAAACACCAAATTGGGACAGTGACCGTATTGCCGAAATTGATACAATTATCTTAAAAATGGCAATTTGCGAGTTTATCAAATTCCCTTCAATTCCAGTAAAAGTAACTCTTAACGAATATTTAGAAATTGCGAAAGAGTATTCTACACCAAAAAGTAGTATTTTTATCAACGGAATTTTAGATAATCTTGTTAAAGAACTTACTGCCAATAAAAAGATGGTAAAAGTTGGAAGAGGGTTAATGTAA
- the yajC gene encoding preprotein translocase subunit YajC, whose protein sequence is MGQLSQFAPFLLMFVVIYFFMIRPQQKRAKNEKEFESNLKVGDKIVTKSGFHGKIAELAETTVVIETMSGKLKLERSAISLELSAALNKKA, encoded by the coding sequence ATGGGACAATTATCTCAATTTGCGCCATTCCTTTTAATGTTTGTGGTAATCTATTTCTTTATGATCAGACCACAGCAAAAAAGAGCTAAAAACGAAAAAGAATTTGAAAGCAACCTAAAAGTAGGTGATAAAATAGTTACAAAAAGTGGTTTCCACGGTAAAATTGCTGAATTAGCAGAAACTACTGTTGTAATTGAAACAATGTCTGGAAAATTAAAATTAGAGCGTTCTGCTATTTCTTTAGAATTGAGTGCTGCTTTGAATAAGAAAGCTTAA
- a CDS encoding DUF1801 domain-containing protein has product MESKSENKGIWKYGEQWEEELLFLKSIIDKTELTETTKWGGPVYVYQKKNVIGLGGFKDYFAIWFFNGVFLKDEKKKLINAQEEITKSLRQWRFTSKDQVNEKDVLEYIYEAIENEKQGKVIKPAKKEAIISELLNAEMAKNPDLKSAFEKFSPYKQ; this is encoded by the coding sequence ATGGAATCAAAATCCGAAAATAAAGGCATTTGGAAATACGGTGAGCAATGGGAAGAAGAATTGCTTTTCCTAAAATCTATCATTGACAAAACAGAACTGACCGAAACCACAAAATGGGGTGGTCCAGTTTATGTTTATCAAAAGAAGAACGTAATTGGCCTTGGCGGATTTAAAGATTATTTTGCAATATGGTTTTTCAACGGTGTTTTCTTAAAAGACGAGAAAAAGAAACTCATTAATGCTCAGGAAGAAATAACAAAATCTTTACGTCAATGGCGCTTTACTTCTAAAGATCAGGTGAACGAAAAAGACGTTTTAGAATACATTTACGAAGCGATTGAAAACGAAAAACAAGGAAAAGTCATAAAACCTGCAAAAAAAGAAGCCATAATTTCAGAACTTCTAAATGCAGAAATGGCTAAAAACCCAGATTTAAAATCTGCCTTTGAAAAATTTTCTCCTTATAAACAATAG
- the pepT gene encoding peptidase T, whose protein sequence is MQHIIDRFISYVTIDTESDPNSQTTPSTQKQWNLANKLVDELKAIGLEDVTIDDKAYIMATLPSNVDHEVPTIGFVSHFDTSPDFSGANVKPQIVENYDGKDIVLNAEKNIILSPDYFKDLLQYKGQTIITTDGTTLLGADDKAGITEIVSAMEYLIQHPEIKHGKIRIGFTPDEEIGRGAHHFDVEKFGAQWAYTMDGSQIGELEYENFNAAGAKITFKGKSVHPGYAKGKMINSMLLANDFINELPKGETPQETRGYEGFFHVHHIKGNIEETVLELIIRDHNRKKFEKRKELIHKLAKQFNKKFAKKFGEDIVVAEVKDQYYNMKEKVLPVKYIVDIAEKAMRELNIKPIIKPIRGGTDGSQLSFMGLPCPNIFAGGHNFHGKYEYVPAESILKATDVIVKIAELTAIPGIFDAPEKSKKRK, encoded by the coding sequence ATGCAACATATCATAGATCGTTTTATCAGTTATGTAACAATTGATACGGAATCAGACCCAAATTCTCAAACAACGCCCAGCACTCAAAAACAATGGAATCTTGCCAATAAACTAGTTGACGAACTAAAAGCAATTGGACTTGAAGATGTAACAATTGACGACAAAGCCTACATCATGGCAACGCTTCCTAGCAATGTAGATCATGAGGTGCCAACAATTGGTTTTGTTTCTCATTTTGACACTTCGCCAGATTTTAGCGGTGCAAATGTAAAACCTCAAATTGTTGAGAATTATGACGGAAAAGATATTGTGCTGAACGCTGAGAAAAACATTATTTTATCTCCAGATTACTTCAAAGATTTACTTCAATATAAAGGCCAAACCATCATTACAACTGACGGAACAACCCTTTTAGGCGCTGATGATAAAGCCGGAATCACCGAAATTGTTTCAGCAATGGAATACCTGATTCAGCATCCTGAAATTAAACACGGAAAAATTAGAATTGGCTTTACTCCAGACGAAGAAATTGGCCGTGGAGCGCATCATTTTGATGTGGAAAAATTTGGAGCGCAATGGGCTTACACCATGGACGGAAGCCAAATTGGAGAATTAGAATACGAAAATTTTAACGCAGCTGGCGCTAAAATCACTTTCAAAGGAAAAAGCGTTCATCCGGGTTATGCAAAAGGAAAAATGATCAATTCTATGCTTTTAGCAAATGATTTCATCAATGAACTTCCAAAAGGTGAAACGCCACAGGAAACTAGAGGTTACGAAGGTTTCTTTCACGTGCATCACATCAAAGGAAACATCGAAGAAACAGTTTTAGAATTGATTATTCGCGACCACAACAGAAAGAAATTTGAAAAGCGAAAAGAATTGATTCACAAATTGGCGAAACAGTTCAATAAAAAATTCGCAAAGAAATTTGGTGAAGACATTGTTGTTGCCGAAGTGAAAGATCAATACTATAACATGAAAGAAAAGGTTCTTCCTGTAAAATATATTGTAGACATTGCCGAAAAAGCAATGAGAGAATTAAACATCAAACCGATCATAAAACCAATTCGCGGCGGAACTGACGGTTCTCAACTATCATTTATGGGACTTCCTTGTCCGAACATTTTTGCAGGAGGGCACAATTTCCACGGAAAATACGAATATGTTCCAGCAGAAAGCATTCTGAAAGCTACTGATGTTATTGTAAAAATTGCTGAATTGACCGCTATCCCAGGAATTTTTGACGCACCAGAAAAATCTAAGAAAAGAAAATAA
- a CDS encoding formylglycine-generating enzyme family protein: MKNKTFWIFALLTLSIISIAYSYTKFTHKAEKTAVECHETPTAIESEFKPTVENKFKPTEKAPKGMVWIPGGEFSMGTNVEDESLCSIKGVTKDAAPIHRVYVDGYYMDETEVTNEEFEKFVKATGYVTVAEQKPTKEEFPTANEEDLVTGSVVFTPTPSAVNLNNFLQWWRYEPGADWRHPEGPQSTIKGKEKYPVVHVVYEDAAAYAKWAGKRLPTEAEWEFAARGGKTGNLYTWGNDLKPKGKFQANIYQGHFPIKDGDTGEDGFKGIAPTKQYAPNGYGLYDMAGNVWEWVNDWYSVDYYKSLAESGKTAKNPQGPSAYYDPNDPSEVKRVHRGGSFLCTDQYCTRYMVGTRGKGEIRSAANHVGFRCVKSK, translated from the coding sequence ATGAAAAACAAAACCTTTTGGATTTTTGCGTTACTCACATTATCCATTATTTCAATCGCATACAGTTATACAAAATTTACTCATAAAGCAGAAAAAACAGCTGTAGAATGTCACGAAACGCCAACTGCAATAGAGTCTGAATTTAAACCAACTGTGGAAAATAAATTTAAACCGACAGAAAAAGCCCCGAAAGGCATGGTTTGGATTCCTGGTGGCGAATTTTCAATGGGTACCAATGTAGAAGACGAAAGCTTATGCAGCATAAAAGGAGTTACCAAAGATGCTGCTCCTATCCATAGAGTTTATGTAGATGGCTATTATATGGATGAAACCGAAGTTACCAATGAAGAATTTGAAAAATTTGTAAAAGCCACGGGTTATGTAACTGTTGCCGAACAAAAACCAACGAAAGAAGAATTTCCGACAGCAAATGAAGAAGATTTAGTAACTGGGTCAGTTGTCTTCACTCCTACTCCTTCAGCAGTTAATTTGAACAATTTTCTGCAATGGTGGCGTTACGAGCCAGGGGCAGATTGGAGACATCCAGAAGGTCCGCAAAGCACCATTAAAGGAAAAGAAAAATATCCTGTTGTTCATGTTGTATACGAAGATGCTGCCGCTTATGCAAAATGGGCAGGAAAAAGACTTCCTACTGAAGCAGAATGGGAGTTTGCGGCACGCGGGGGCAAAACAGGAAATCTTTACACTTGGGGAAATGACTTAAAACCTAAAGGAAAATTTCAGGCTAATATTTATCAGGGACACTTTCCTATTAAAGATGGCGATACTGGCGAAGACGGATTTAAAGGAATCGCTCCAACAAAACAATATGCTCCAAACGGTTACGGTTTGTACGATATGGCAGGAAATGTATGGGAATGGGTAAACGATTGGTACAGCGTAGATTATTACAAATCATTGGCTGAAAGCGGAAAAACAGCAAAAAATCCGCAAGGGCCAAGCGCTTATTATGACCCTAATGACCCTTCTGAGGTAAAACGCGTACACCGAGGCGGCTCTTTTTTATGCACCGATCAATATTGTACAAGATACATGGTGGGAACAAGAGGAAAAGGCGAAATCAGATCAGCAGCCAATCACGTTGGTTTTAGATGTGTAAAAAGCAAATAA
- a CDS encoding DUF3300 domain-containing protein, with product MKNISKTVKKVALLTCLTATFFFISIDGLAQRHRAGGGGGGFNRSGAGATHTRQARPATQSRPNVSRPSTTRPAATTRPGANNSGTKINRPSNNSNRNGTANRNNTVNRNNTVNRNNVGNRNTNISGNTVNRNRNNVNINVNNSVHVRNNRNTVVRPGPRPYVRPPYVYGGYRYNCYHPYYPRPYRPFYWGPVWHPWGFFVATLAVTAIVVSVENTQYHYDQGVWYTSTNGGYTAVPAPVGGTVNNIPSGAETVNTGTVNNYYYGGTYYEKDGGKYTVVAPTAGTIVENLPEGGEEVTIGDVKYVKFGETYYQPVKIDGKDKYEVVSVEKDS from the coding sequence ATGAAAAATATATCCAAAACAGTAAAAAAAGTGGCACTTTTAACGTGTTTAACCGCAACCTTTTTCTTTATTTCAATTGATGGATTGGCCCAACGTCATCGTGCGGGCGGAGGCGGTGGAGGGTTCAACAGATCTGGCGCAGGCGCAACGCATACCAGACAAGCTAGACCTGCTACACAATCTAGACCAAATGTAAGCAGACCTAGCACAACTAGACCTGCGGCAACAACTAGACCTGGGGCAAATAACTCAGGAACTAAAATAAACAGGCCATCAAACAATTCCAATAGAAACGGCACTGCAAACAGAAATAATACCGTAAACAGAAACAACACTGTAAATCGAAACAATGTAGGTAACAGAAACACCAATATAAGTGGCAACACAGTTAATAGAAACAGAAATAATGTCAATATTAATGTGAATAACAGTGTTCATGTTCGCAACAATCGTAATACCGTGGTTCGACCAGGGCCTAGGCCATATGTGCGCCCGCCATATGTTTATGGAGGTTACAGATACAATTGCTATCATCCCTATTATCCTCGTCCATACAGACCGTTTTATTGGGGACCGGTATGGCATCCTTGGGGATTTTTTGTAGCAACTTTGGCAGTCACAGCAATAGTAGTTAGCGTCGAAAACACACAATACCATTACGACCAAGGCGTTTGGTACACCTCAACCAACGGCGGTTATACAGCCGTACCTGCACCAGTTGGCGGAACCGTGAACAATATTCCAAGCGGAGCAGAAACGGTCAATACCGGAACAGTAAACAATTACTATTATGGAGGAACATATTATGAAAAGGACGGAGGAAAATACACTGTAGTTGCCCCTACCGCTGGTACGATCGTAGAAAATCTTCCAGAAGGCGGAGAAGAAGTAACTATTGGCGATGTAAAATATGTAAAATTTGGCGAAACGTATTACCAGCCCGTGAAAATTGATGGAAAAGACAAATATGAGGTAGTGTCAGTTGAAAAAGATAGTTAA
- a CDS encoding OprO/OprP family phosphate-selective porin — MCSSNKSNRISNSLLFIFLLLIGFKGLSQQEKDTTKLMNVRYGSKGIELETRDKKFLFQLASRLQFRFSTPNDTDPLTYDDYSQDAKTTFKINRARLKVGGHAFEPWLKYYWEYELSQSNLLDFRIMIEKWDWLSFKVGQWKTEFTRERFISSGEQQMVDRSLINRPFTVDRQLGVEVYGHLKGAGIADFNYWAAALTGTGRGSTSNDDNHLMYFGRAQWNFLGRFLDFEGCDLEFHEKPTPIIAFSAITNRSPYTRFSQAGGGSLDGFENGLPGQYRVNQWNLESAFMYRGFSWQSEWHTKEIIDKINNDDTTIMKGYYVQAGYFFHNVFEWWPKRLEMAGRHAAYRPDNSIRKNRQDESTLAFNWFFKGHKNKLTSEVSYFSFQDKTLPLQEGWRFRIQWDISL, encoded by the coding sequence ATGTGCAGCTCAAACAAATCAAATCGCATTTCTAACAGCCTACTCTTCATTTTCCTTTTATTAATTGGTTTTAAAGGGCTTTCGCAACAAGAAAAAGATACTACCAAACTAATGAATGTTCGTTATGGCAGTAAGGGAATTGAATTGGAGACACGCGACAAAAAATTCCTGTTCCAATTGGCAAGCCGTCTGCAATTTCGCTTTTCAACGCCAAATGATACAGACCCTTTAACTTACGATGATTATAGCCAAGATGCTAAAACAACTTTCAAAATAAACCGCGCCAGATTAAAAGTTGGCGGTCATGCTTTTGAACCTTGGCTTAAATATTATTGGGAATATGAACTGAGTCAGTCCAATTTGCTTGATTTCAGAATTATGATTGAAAAATGGGATTGGCTAAGTTTCAAGGTCGGACAATGGAAAACAGAATTTACGCGTGAACGTTTTATTAGCAGCGGTGAACAGCAAATGGTAGATCGATCATTAATTAACCGCCCTTTTACAGTCGACAGACAATTGGGAGTTGAAGTGTACGGGCATTTAAAAGGAGCTGGAATTGCCGATTTTAATTATTGGGCTGCGGCATTGACAGGAACTGGACGAGGCAGCACTTCTAATGACGATAATCATTTAATGTATTTTGGAAGAGCGCAATGGAATTTCTTAGGAAGATTTCTTGATTTTGAAGGCTGCGATTTAGAATTTCACGAAAAGCCAACTCCGATTATTGCTTTCTCAGCCATAACCAACCGAAGCCCATACACACGATTCTCACAAGCTGGAGGAGGTTCTTTAGATGGTTTCGAAAATGGATTGCCGGGACAGTACAGAGTGAATCAGTGGAATCTAGAAAGCGCTTTTATGTACCGCGGTTTTTCTTGGCAAAGCGAATGGCATACCAAAGAAATCATTGATAAAATAAACAATGACGACACGACCATTATGAAAGGATATTACGTTCAAGCGGGATATTTCTTCCATAATGTTTTTGAATGGTGGCCAAAACGCCTAGAAATGGCTGGCCGTCACGCGGCATACAGACCCGACAATTCGATAAGAAAAAATAGACAGGACGAATCTACATTGGCTTTCAACTGGTTTTTTAAAGGACACAAAAACAAACTGACTTCAGAGGTGAGTTATTTTAGTTTTCAAGACAAAACACTTCCATTACAGGAAGGATGGCGATTTAGAATACAATGGGATATTTCATTATAA
- a CDS encoding arylsulfatase, with protein MRASNKSILQKSILPFLLFLLLGITSKLSAQADPQEVTKKNFHGVIELDIRNSKPDWKPYTKKSAPEGAPNILFILYDDTGQAAWSPYGGAINMPTLQKLADNGITYTQWHTTALCSPTRSTLLTGRNHHLNGMASITETTDGYPGANGQIPAQCATIGQVLQQAGWSTFWIGKNHNVPEQDVSSGGSKAQWPTQMGFDRYYGFIGGETNQWYPDLIEDNHFIEAPYTPEEGYHLSKDLADKAIEYIKDQKATNPSKPWYMWYCPGANHAPHHAPAEYIAKYKGKFDAGYDAYREWVLPRMIAKGIVPKGTKNTDFNFLPPNIANPGDYVKPWNTLSADEKKLFSKLAEVYAGFSEYTDAQVGRVIEYLEKTGQLENTVVLYAADNGASGEGSPSGSVNENKFFNGYPDELSENLKYLDKLGGPDTYEHYPTGWAAAFSAPYKMFKRYSNYAGGTCDALVISWPKGIKARGEIRNQYHHSTDIVPTILDICGLQMPTKYNGVDQYPLSGVSMKYSFDAKPDAPTQKHIQYYTMLGTRAIWKDGWKAVAVHVPLTGKSNFDKDEWELYNVDVDRAESNNLAKKNPDKLKELKDAWFEEANKNLVLPLDDRSPMELLSTERPSQEKPKTRYIYYPGTAAVPEGVAVNVRGRSYKIVGDVDIKSGASGVVFAHGSRFGGHSLFIKDNKLYYVYNFLGIQPEQTFVSSTTVTPGKHALGFEFIRESTGKNGEQIGTGHLYIDGKEVAKGPMKTQPGKFTLSGDGLCVGFDSGDAVSHQYKSPGTFKGGEILGVGVDISEQSYEDLNKEALRIMKSE; from the coding sequence ATGAGAGCCAGCAACAAATCAATACTTCAAAAAAGTATTCTCCCGTTTCTGTTATTCCTTTTACTAGGCATAACCTCGAAATTATCAGCGCAGGCTGATCCACAGGAAGTAACCAAGAAGAATTTTCATGGTGTCATCGAACTTGACATTAGAAATTCAAAACCAGACTGGAAACCCTACACTAAAAAATCAGCTCCAGAAGGTGCGCCAAACATATTGTTTATCTTATACGATGACACAGGACAGGCTGCCTGGTCACCATATGGAGGAGCAATCAATATGCCAACACTACAAAAATTAGCGGACAATGGTATTACTTATACTCAATGGCACACTACAGCATTATGTTCGCCAACTCGTTCTACTTTATTAACCGGTCGTAACCACCACTTAAACGGTATGGCATCCATCACCGAAACTACAGATGGCTATCCTGGAGCAAACGGACAAATCCCTGCTCAGTGTGCTACTATTGGCCAAGTATTACAGCAAGCAGGATGGAGTACTTTCTGGATTGGAAAAAACCATAACGTACCGGAACAAGACGTTTCTTCTGGAGGCTCCAAAGCACAATGGCCAACCCAAATGGGCTTTGACCGCTATTATGGATTCATAGGAGGCGAAACCAACCAATGGTATCCTGATTTAATAGAAGATAACCACTTTATTGAGGCTCCTTACACTCCTGAAGAGGGGTATCACTTATCTAAAGATTTAGCTGATAAAGCCATTGAATATATCAAAGACCAAAAAGCCACCAACCCTTCTAAACCATGGTATATGTGGTATTGCCCTGGAGCGAACCATGCGCCACACCATGCACCAGCAGAGTACATTGCTAAATACAAAGGAAAATTTGATGCTGGTTACGATGCTTACCGTGAATGGGTATTACCTCGCATGATTGCTAAAGGAATTGTACCTAAAGGAACTAAAAACACCGATTTCAATTTCTTACCTCCTAATATTGCTAATCCTGGTGATTATGTAAAACCATGGAATACACTAAGCGCTGATGAGAAAAAATTATTCTCTAAACTAGCCGAAGTATATGCCGGTTTCTCAGAATACACTGATGCTCAAGTAGGACGTGTTATTGAGTATTTAGAAAAAACAGGTCAGTTAGAAAATACTGTGGTTCTTTATGCTGCCGATAATGGTGCTTCTGGCGAAGGTTCTCCTTCTGGATCTGTAAACGAAAACAAATTCTTTAACGGTTATCCTGATGAATTATCTGAAAATTTAAAATATTTGGATAAACTAGGAGGCCCAGATACTTACGAGCATTATCCTACTGGTTGGGCTGCGGCGTTCTCTGCTCCTTACAAAATGTTTAAACGTTACAGTAATTATGCAGGAGGAACTTGTGATGCATTAGTAATTTCATGGCCAAAAGGAATTAAAGCCAGAGGTGAAATCCGCAATCAATACCACCATTCTACCGACATTGTACCGACAATTTTAGACATATGTGGTTTGCAAATGCCTACTAAATATAATGGTGTAGATCAATATCCATTATCTGGAGTTTCAATGAAATACTCGTTTGATGCTAAACCAGATGCTCCTACTCAAAAACACATTCAGTATTACACTATGTTAGGTACTCGTGCCATTTGGAAAGACGGTTGGAAAGCAGTTGCTGTACACGTACCACTTACGGGTAAAAGCAACTTTGACAAAGACGAATGGGAATTGTACAATGTAGACGTGGACAGAGCTGAGTCAAACAATTTGGCTAAAAAGAACCCTGACAAATTAAAAGAACTTAAAGATGCTTGGTTTGAAGAAGCGAATAAAAATTTAGTTTTACCTCTGGACGACCGTTCTCCTATGGAATTGCTAAGCACGGAACGTCCTTCTCAAGAAAAGCCAAAAACTCGTTACATTTACTATCCCGGAACTGCTGCCGTACCAGAAGGTGTAGCGGTAAACGTACGTGGTCGTTCATACAAAATTGTAGGCGATGTAGATATTAAATCGGGAGCTTCAGGAGTAGTTTTTGCTCACGGATCTCGTTTTGGAGGACACTCTTTATTCATCAAAGACAATAAATTATACTATGTTTATAATTTCTTAGGAATTCAGCCAGAACAAACTTTTGTTTCATCGACTACCGTAACTCCTGGTAAACATGCCTTAGGATTTGAGTTTATAAGAGAAAGTACCGGTAAAAACGGAGAACAAATTGGCACAGGTCATTTATACATTGACGGCAAAGAAGTAGCCAAAGGTCCTATGAAAACACAACCTGGTAAATTCACACTTTCTGGCGATGGTCTTTGCGTAGGATTCGATAGTGGCGACGCCGTAAGTCATCAATATAAATCGCCAGGCACTTTTAAAGGTGGAGAAATCTTAGGTGTTGGTGTTGATATTAGCGAACAAAGCTATGAAGACCTTAACAAAGAAGCTTTAAGAATTATGAAAAGTGAGTAG